A genomic stretch from Gallus gallus isolate bGalGal1 chromosome 13, bGalGal1.mat.broiler.GRCg7b, whole genome shotgun sequence includes:
- the LARS gene encoding leucine--tRNA ligase, cytoplasmic isoform X3 has product MAERKGTAKVDFLKRIEKEIQQKWADERVFEAGAGDGHNPRSKGKYFVTFPYPYMNGRLHLGHTFSLSKCEFAVGYQRLKGKSCLFPFGLHCTGMPIKACADKLKREMELYGCPPEFPDEEEEEEENSAKKDEEIIIKDKAKGKKSKAAAKTGSSKYQWGIMKSLGLSDEEVVSFSEAEHWLDYFPPLAVQDLKSMGLKVDWRRSFITTDVNPYYDSFVRWQFLTLKERNKIKFGKRYTIYSPKDGQPCMDHDRQTGEGVGPQEYTLIKMKVLDPYPAKLSGLRGKNIFLVAATLRPETMFGQTNCWVRPDMKYIGFETVNGDIFICTQRAARNMSYQGFTKDNGVVPVVKELMGEEILGAALSAPLTSYKVVYALPMLTIKEDKGTGVVTSVPSDSPDDIAALRDLKKKQALRGKYGIRDEMVLPFEPVPIIEIPGYGNLCAPFICDELKIQSQNDREKLAEAKERVYLKAFYEGVMLVDGFKGQKVQDVKKCIQKMMVDNDEAMIYMEPEKQVMSRSADECVVALCDQWYLDYGEVDWKKQTSECLKQLETFCEETRRNFEATLGWLQEHACSRTYGLGTRLPWDEQWLIESLSDSTIYMAYYTVAHLLQGGNLRGQGESPLGIRAHQMSKEVWDYIFFKAAPFPKTEIPKEKLDKLKEEFEFWYPVDLRVSGKDLVPNHLSYYLYNHVAMWSDQKEKWPVAVRANGHLLLNSEKMSKSTGNFLTLSQAVDKFSADGMRLALADAGDTVEDANFVEAMADAGILRLYTWVEWVKEMIANRDSLRSGPANTFNDRVFASEMNAGIKKTDQNYERMLFKEALKTGFFEFQAAKDKYRELAIEGMHRELVFRFIEVQTLLLAPICPHLCEHIWSLLGKPDSIMKASWPEAGPVDEILIGSSQYLMEAAHDLRLRLKGYMAPVKGKKGTKEPSQKPSHCTIYVAKSYPPWQHTTLSVLRQHYQVTGGQLPDNKVIASELNALPELKKYMKKVMPFVAMIKENLEKNGSRVLDLELEFDERAVLMENIVYLTNSLELDHIEVKFASEAEDKIKEECCPGKPFSVFRTEVTTTKKSQIFRYWRSENPVCLCFW; this is encoded by the exons ATGGCG GAACGGAAGGGGACAGCGAAAGTGGACTTCCTGAAGAGGATTGAGAAGGAGATCCAGCAGAAGTGGGCCGATGAGCGAGTCTTTGAGGCCGGCGCTGGGGATGGGCACAACCCAAGGAG TAAAGGGAAGTACTTTGTTACTTTTCCTTACCCCTACATGAATGGCCGACTGCACCTGGGACACACCTTTTCTTTATCCAAGTGTGag TTTGCAGTTGGGTATCAGAGGCTCAAGGGGAAGAGCTGTTTGTTCCCATTCGGTCTGCACTGCACTGGGATGCCCATAAAG GCTTGTGCAGATAAGctcaaaagagaaatggagcTGTATGGCTGCCCACCTGAATTTCctgatgaggaggaagaggaggaagaaaactctgctaaaaaagatgaagagatTATCATCAAAGACaaggcaaaagggaaaaag AGTAAAGCTGCTGCCAAGACCGGTTCTTCTAAATACCAGTGGGGAATCATGAAGTCTTTGGGTCTGTCGGATGAAGAAGTGGTCAGTTTCTCTGAAGCTGAGCACTGGCTGGATTATttccctcctcttgctgttcaGGATCTGAAAAGCATGGGATTAAAG GTGGATTGGAGGCGTTCTTTCATTACCACAGATGTTAACCCATACTATGACTCCTTTGTACGATGGCAATTCCtaacattaaaagaaagaaataagattaAGTTTGGGAAACG atacacgatttattctccaaaagatgGGCAGCCTTGCATGGATCATGACAGGCAAACAGGAGAG GGTGTTGGACCTCAAGAATACACTCTAATAAAAATGAAGGTGTTAGATCCTTATCCAGCAAAGTTAAG TGgcctgagaggaaaaaatatcttcttggTGGCTGCGACGCTCAGACCAGAGACCATGTTTGGACAGACCAACTGCTGGGTTCGCCCAGATATGAAATACATTGGCTTTGAAACTGTGAATGGGGATATCTTTATCTGCACCCAAAGAGCTGCCAGGAACATGTCCTACCAGGGCTTTACGAAAGACAATGGAGTTGTACCTGTTGTCAAGGAACTGATGGGAGAA GAGATTCTTGGTGCTGCACTTTCTGCACCTCTCACCAGCTACAAAGTTGTGTATGCTCTTCCCATGCTCACAATCAAGGAAGATAAAG gAACGGGAGTGGTAACAAGTGTCCCTTCTGATTCTCCAGATGACATTGCAGCCCTgagagatctgaaaaaaaaacag GCTCTCAGAGGGAAGTATGGTATCAGAGATGAAATGGTCTTGCCATTTGAACCG GTGCCCATCATTGAAATCCCAGGTTATGGCAACCTTTGTGCTCCATTCATCTGTGATGAGCTCAAAATCCAGAGCCAGAATGACAGAGAAAAACTTGCTGAGGCCAAGGAGAGGGTATACCTTAAAGCATTTTACGAAGGA GTAATGTTGGTGGATGGATTCAAAGGACAAAAAGTTCAAGATGTCAAGAAATGTATACAGAAGATGATGGTGGATAAT GATGAAGCCATGATCTATATGGAACCTGAGAAACAAGTGATGTCAAGGTCTGCTGATGAATGTGTCGTGGCCCTTTGTGACCAGTG GTATTTAGATTATGGTGAGGTGGACTGGAAGAAACAGACATCAGAGTGCTTGAAACAACTGGAGAC GTTTTGTGAAGAGACTAGGAGAAATTTCGAAGCTACTTTAGGTTGGCTGCAGGAACATGCTTGCTCCAGGACTTATGGCTTAG GTACTCGTTTGCCTTGGGATGAGCAGTGGCTGATTGAGTCTCTCTCTGACTCCACAATCTACATGGCCTATTACACAGTCGCTCATCTGTTACAGGGAGGTAACCTGAGAGGCCAGGGAGAATCTCCTCTAGGCATCAG AGCGCATCAAATGAGCAAAGAAGTTTGGGATTACATCTTCTTCAAGGCAGCTCCATTCCCTAAAACAGAgattccaaaagaaaaattggACAAGCTAAAGGAGGAGTTTGAGTTTTGGTATCCTGTGGATCTCAGAGTATCTGGCAAAGATCTTGTTCCAAATCACCTGTCATACTACCTCTATAATCATGTGGCAATGTGGTCGGATCAGAA agaaaaatggcCAGTAGCTGTTAGAGCAAATGGACACCTCCTTCTCAATTCTGAAAAG atGTCTAAATCTACGGGCAACTTCCTTACCCTATCTCAGGCTGTAGACAAGTTTTCTGCAGATG GAATGCGTTTAGCCTTGGCTGATGCTGGGGACACTGTTGAAGATGCCAACTTTGTGGAAGCCATGGCTGATGCTGGGATTCTTCGTCTGTACACATGGGTGGAGTGGGTGAAGGAGATGATTGCAAACAGAGACAGTTTAAGAAGTGGTCCTGCCAACACCTTCAATGACAGAGTCTTTGCCAG TGAAATGAATGCAGGCATAAAGAAGACAGACCAGAATTATGAGAGGATGTTATTTAAGGAGGCTCTGAAGACTGGCTTCTTTGAATTTCAG GCAGCAAAAGATAAATACCGTGAGCTGGCAATAGAAGGGATGCACAGAGAGCTGGTGTTTCGGTTTATTGAAGTTCAGACTCTGCTCTTGGCTCCTATCTGTCCTCACCTGTGTGAGCACATCTGGTCACTGCTGGGAAAG CCTGATTCCATTATGAAGGCCTCCTGGCCGGAAGCAGGCCCTGTGGATGAGATCTTAATTGGCTCCTCTCAGTACCTCATGGAAGCAGCCCATGACCTCCGACTCCGTCTCAAGGGCTACATGGCACCTGTGAAAGGAAAG aAGGGTACTAAAGAACCTTCCCAGAAGCCTTCTCACTGCACCATCTATGTAGCCAAGAGCTACCCGCCATGGCAGCACACCACGCTGTCAGTTCTGCGCCAGCACTATCAG GTCACTGGAGGTCAACTACCAGACAATAAGGTAATTGCCAGTGAGCTTAATGCCTTGCCAGAGCTGAAGAAGTACATGAAGAAGGTCATGCCTTTTGTTGCCATGATTAAG GAAAACCTGGAGAAGAATGGTTCACGTGTTCTTGATCTGGAGCTGGAATTTGATGAACGGGCGGTGCTCATGGAGAATATTGTCTATCTGACAAATTCCCTGGAG CTGGATCATATTGAAGTGAAGTTTGCTTCTGaagcagaagataaaataaaagaagagtGCTGTCCTGGAAAACCATTCTCTGTATTCAGAACTGAGGtaaccaccaccaaaaaaagcCAGATATTCAGATATTGGAGGTCTGAAAA CCCAGTGTGTCTGTGTTTTTGGTGA
- the LARS gene encoding leucine--tRNA ligase, cytoplasmic isoform X2: MNGRLHLGHTFSLSKCEFAVGYQRLKGKSCLFPFGLHCTGMPIKACADKLKREMELYGCPPEFPDEEEEEEENSAKKDEEIIIKDKAKGKKSKAAAKTGSSKYQWGIMKSLGLSDEEVVSFSEAEHWLDYFPPLAVQDLKSMGLKVDWRRSFITTDVNPYYDSFVRWQFLTLKERNKIKFGKRYTIYSPKDGQPCMDHDRQTGEGVGPQEYTLIKMKVLDPYPAKLSGLRGKNIFLVAATLRPETMFGQTNCWVRPDMKYIGFETVNGDIFICTQRAARNMSYQGFTKDNGVVPVVKELMGEEILGAALSAPLTSYKVVYALPMLTIKEDKGTGVVTSVPSDSPDDIAALRDLKKKQALRGKYGIRDEMVLPFEPVPIIEIPGYGNLCAPFICDELKIQSQNDREKLAEAKERVYLKAFYEGVMLVDGFKGQKVQDVKKCIQKMMVDNDEAMIYMEPEKQVMSRSADECVVALCDQWYLDYGEVDWKKQTSECLKQLETFCEETRRNFEATLGWLQEHACSRTYGLGTRLPWDEQWLIESLSDSTIYMAYYTVAHLLQGGNLRGQGESPLGIRAHQMSKEVWDYIFFKAAPFPKTEIPKEKLDKLKEEFEFWYPVDLRVSGKDLVPNHLSYYLYNHVAMWSDQKEKWPVAVRANGHLLLNSEKMSKSTGNFLTLSQAVDKFSADGMRLALADAGDTVEDANFVEAMADAGILRLYTWVEWVKEMIANRDSLRSGPANTFNDRVFASEMNAGIKKTDQNYERMLFKEALKTGFFEFQAAKDKYRELAIEGMHRELVFRFIEVQTLLLAPICPHLCEHIWSLLGKPDSIMKASWPEAGPVDEILIGSSQYLMEAAHDLRLRLKGYMAPVKGKKGTKEPSQKPSHCTIYVAKSYPPWQHTTLSVLRQHYQVTGGQLPDNKVIASELNALPELKKYMKKVMPFVAMIKENLEKNGSRVLDLELEFDERAVLMENIVYLTNSLELDHIEVKFASEAEDKIKEECCPGKPFSVFRTEPSVSVFLVNPQPSNGHFSTKIEIRQGDNRETVIRRLMKMDRGIKDLSKVKLMRFDDPILGPRRVPVLGKEEAEKTAIPEQAVFHINLAERRVCVTESGLTRDIGDTIVYLVH; the protein is encoded by the exons ATGAATGGCCGACTGCACCTGGGACACACCTTTTCTTTATCCAAGTGTGag TTTGCAGTTGGGTATCAGAGGCTCAAGGGGAAGAGCTGTTTGTTCCCATTCGGTCTGCACTGCACTGGGATGCCCATAAAG GCTTGTGCAGATAAGctcaaaagagaaatggagcTGTATGGCTGCCCACCTGAATTTCctgatgaggaggaagaggaggaagaaaactctgctaaaaaagatgaagagatTATCATCAAAGACaaggcaaaagggaaaaag AGTAAAGCTGCTGCCAAGACCGGTTCTTCTAAATACCAGTGGGGAATCATGAAGTCTTTGGGTCTGTCGGATGAAGAAGTGGTCAGTTTCTCTGAAGCTGAGCACTGGCTGGATTATttccctcctcttgctgttcaGGATCTGAAAAGCATGGGATTAAAG GTGGATTGGAGGCGTTCTTTCATTACCACAGATGTTAACCCATACTATGACTCCTTTGTACGATGGCAATTCCtaacattaaaagaaagaaataagattaAGTTTGGGAAACG atacacgatttattctccaaaagatgGGCAGCCTTGCATGGATCATGACAGGCAAACAGGAGAG GGTGTTGGACCTCAAGAATACACTCTAATAAAAATGAAGGTGTTAGATCCTTATCCAGCAAAGTTAAG TGgcctgagaggaaaaaatatcttcttggTGGCTGCGACGCTCAGACCAGAGACCATGTTTGGACAGACCAACTGCTGGGTTCGCCCAGATATGAAATACATTGGCTTTGAAACTGTGAATGGGGATATCTTTATCTGCACCCAAAGAGCTGCCAGGAACATGTCCTACCAGGGCTTTACGAAAGACAATGGAGTTGTACCTGTTGTCAAGGAACTGATGGGAGAA GAGATTCTTGGTGCTGCACTTTCTGCACCTCTCACCAGCTACAAAGTTGTGTATGCTCTTCCCATGCTCACAATCAAGGAAGATAAAG gAACGGGAGTGGTAACAAGTGTCCCTTCTGATTCTCCAGATGACATTGCAGCCCTgagagatctgaaaaaaaaacag GCTCTCAGAGGGAAGTATGGTATCAGAGATGAAATGGTCTTGCCATTTGAACCG GTGCCCATCATTGAAATCCCAGGTTATGGCAACCTTTGTGCTCCATTCATCTGTGATGAGCTCAAAATCCAGAGCCAGAATGACAGAGAAAAACTTGCTGAGGCCAAGGAGAGGGTATACCTTAAAGCATTTTACGAAGGA GTAATGTTGGTGGATGGATTCAAAGGACAAAAAGTTCAAGATGTCAAGAAATGTATACAGAAGATGATGGTGGATAAT GATGAAGCCATGATCTATATGGAACCTGAGAAACAAGTGATGTCAAGGTCTGCTGATGAATGTGTCGTGGCCCTTTGTGACCAGTG GTATTTAGATTATGGTGAGGTGGACTGGAAGAAACAGACATCAGAGTGCTTGAAACAACTGGAGAC GTTTTGTGAAGAGACTAGGAGAAATTTCGAAGCTACTTTAGGTTGGCTGCAGGAACATGCTTGCTCCAGGACTTATGGCTTAG GTACTCGTTTGCCTTGGGATGAGCAGTGGCTGATTGAGTCTCTCTCTGACTCCACAATCTACATGGCCTATTACACAGTCGCTCATCTGTTACAGGGAGGTAACCTGAGAGGCCAGGGAGAATCTCCTCTAGGCATCAG AGCGCATCAAATGAGCAAAGAAGTTTGGGATTACATCTTCTTCAAGGCAGCTCCATTCCCTAAAACAGAgattccaaaagaaaaattggACAAGCTAAAGGAGGAGTTTGAGTTTTGGTATCCTGTGGATCTCAGAGTATCTGGCAAAGATCTTGTTCCAAATCACCTGTCATACTACCTCTATAATCATGTGGCAATGTGGTCGGATCAGAA agaaaaatggcCAGTAGCTGTTAGAGCAAATGGACACCTCCTTCTCAATTCTGAAAAG atGTCTAAATCTACGGGCAACTTCCTTACCCTATCTCAGGCTGTAGACAAGTTTTCTGCAGATG GAATGCGTTTAGCCTTGGCTGATGCTGGGGACACTGTTGAAGATGCCAACTTTGTGGAAGCCATGGCTGATGCTGGGATTCTTCGTCTGTACACATGGGTGGAGTGGGTGAAGGAGATGATTGCAAACAGAGACAGTTTAAGAAGTGGTCCTGCCAACACCTTCAATGACAGAGTCTTTGCCAG TGAAATGAATGCAGGCATAAAGAAGACAGACCAGAATTATGAGAGGATGTTATTTAAGGAGGCTCTGAAGACTGGCTTCTTTGAATTTCAG GCAGCAAAAGATAAATACCGTGAGCTGGCAATAGAAGGGATGCACAGAGAGCTGGTGTTTCGGTTTATTGAAGTTCAGACTCTGCTCTTGGCTCCTATCTGTCCTCACCTGTGTGAGCACATCTGGTCACTGCTGGGAAAG CCTGATTCCATTATGAAGGCCTCCTGGCCGGAAGCAGGCCCTGTGGATGAGATCTTAATTGGCTCCTCTCAGTACCTCATGGAAGCAGCCCATGACCTCCGACTCCGTCTCAAGGGCTACATGGCACCTGTGAAAGGAAAG aAGGGTACTAAAGAACCTTCCCAGAAGCCTTCTCACTGCACCATCTATGTAGCCAAGAGCTACCCGCCATGGCAGCACACCACGCTGTCAGTTCTGCGCCAGCACTATCAG GTCACTGGAGGTCAACTACCAGACAATAAGGTAATTGCCAGTGAGCTTAATGCCTTGCCAGAGCTGAAGAAGTACATGAAGAAGGTCATGCCTTTTGTTGCCATGATTAAG GAAAACCTGGAGAAGAATGGTTCACGTGTTCTTGATCTGGAGCTGGAATTTGATGAACGGGCGGTGCTCATGGAGAATATTGTCTATCTGACAAATTCCCTGGAG CTGGATCATATTGAAGTGAAGTTTGCTTCTGaagcagaagataaaataaaagaagagtGCTGTCCTGGAAAACCATTCTCTGTATTCAGAACTGAG CCCAGTGTGTCTGTGTTTTTGGTGAACCCTCAACCGTCAAATGGCCATTTCTCTACAAAAATTGAGATTAGGCAAGGAGATAATAGAGAGACTGTGATCAGGCGCTTAATGAAGATGGACAGAGGCATCAAAG ATCTCTCTAAAGTGAAGCTGATGAGGTTTGATGATCCAATTCTTGGGCCTCGCCGTGTTCCAGTCCTTGGCaaagaagaagcagagaaaactgCTATTCCAGAGCAGGCAGTCTTCCACATCAACCTGGCTGAGAGACGTGTGTGTGTCACAGAGAGTGGCCTGACCAGGGACATTGGTGACACCATTGTGTATCTGGTTCATTGA
- the LARS gene encoding leucine--tRNA ligase, cytoplasmic isoform X1 yields the protein MAERKGTAKVDFLKRIEKEIQQKWADERVFEAGAGDGHNPRSKGKYFVTFPYPYMNGRLHLGHTFSLSKCEFAVGYQRLKGKSCLFPFGLHCTGMPIKACADKLKREMELYGCPPEFPDEEEEEEENSAKKDEEIIIKDKAKGKKSKAAAKTGSSKYQWGIMKSLGLSDEEVVSFSEAEHWLDYFPPLAVQDLKSMGLKVDWRRSFITTDVNPYYDSFVRWQFLTLKERNKIKFGKRYTIYSPKDGQPCMDHDRQTGEGVGPQEYTLIKMKVLDPYPAKLSGLRGKNIFLVAATLRPETMFGQTNCWVRPDMKYIGFETVNGDIFICTQRAARNMSYQGFTKDNGVVPVVKELMGEEILGAALSAPLTSYKVVYALPMLTIKEDKGTGVVTSVPSDSPDDIAALRDLKKKQALRGKYGIRDEMVLPFEPVPIIEIPGYGNLCAPFICDELKIQSQNDREKLAEAKERVYLKAFYEGVMLVDGFKGQKVQDVKKCIQKMMVDNDEAMIYMEPEKQVMSRSADECVVALCDQWYLDYGEVDWKKQTSECLKQLETFCEETRRNFEATLGWLQEHACSRTYGLGTRLPWDEQWLIESLSDSTIYMAYYTVAHLLQGGNLRGQGESPLGIRAHQMSKEVWDYIFFKAAPFPKTEIPKEKLDKLKEEFEFWYPVDLRVSGKDLVPNHLSYYLYNHVAMWSDQKEKWPVAVRANGHLLLNSEKMSKSTGNFLTLSQAVDKFSADGMRLALADAGDTVEDANFVEAMADAGILRLYTWVEWVKEMIANRDSLRSGPANTFNDRVFASEMNAGIKKTDQNYERMLFKEALKTGFFEFQAAKDKYRELAIEGMHRELVFRFIEVQTLLLAPICPHLCEHIWSLLGKPDSIMKASWPEAGPVDEILIGSSQYLMEAAHDLRLRLKGYMAPVKGKKGTKEPSQKPSHCTIYVAKSYPPWQHTTLSVLRQHYQVTGGQLPDNKVIASELNALPELKKYMKKVMPFVAMIKENLEKNGSRVLDLELEFDERAVLMENIVYLTNSLELDHIEVKFASEAEDKIKEECCPGKPFSVFRTEPSVSVFLVNPQPSNGHFSTKIEIRQGDNRETVIRRLMKMDRGIKDLSKVKLMRFDDPILGPRRVPVLGKEEAEKTAIPEQAVFHINLAERRVCVTESGLTRDIGDTIVYLVH from the exons ATGGCG GAACGGAAGGGGACAGCGAAAGTGGACTTCCTGAAGAGGATTGAGAAGGAGATCCAGCAGAAGTGGGCCGATGAGCGAGTCTTTGAGGCCGGCGCTGGGGATGGGCACAACCCAAGGAG TAAAGGGAAGTACTTTGTTACTTTTCCTTACCCCTACATGAATGGCCGACTGCACCTGGGACACACCTTTTCTTTATCCAAGTGTGag TTTGCAGTTGGGTATCAGAGGCTCAAGGGGAAGAGCTGTTTGTTCCCATTCGGTCTGCACTGCACTGGGATGCCCATAAAG GCTTGTGCAGATAAGctcaaaagagaaatggagcTGTATGGCTGCCCACCTGAATTTCctgatgaggaggaagaggaggaagaaaactctgctaaaaaagatgaagagatTATCATCAAAGACaaggcaaaagggaaaaag AGTAAAGCTGCTGCCAAGACCGGTTCTTCTAAATACCAGTGGGGAATCATGAAGTCTTTGGGTCTGTCGGATGAAGAAGTGGTCAGTTTCTCTGAAGCTGAGCACTGGCTGGATTATttccctcctcttgctgttcaGGATCTGAAAAGCATGGGATTAAAG GTGGATTGGAGGCGTTCTTTCATTACCACAGATGTTAACCCATACTATGACTCCTTTGTACGATGGCAATTCCtaacattaaaagaaagaaataagattaAGTTTGGGAAACG atacacgatttattctccaaaagatgGGCAGCCTTGCATGGATCATGACAGGCAAACAGGAGAG GGTGTTGGACCTCAAGAATACACTCTAATAAAAATGAAGGTGTTAGATCCTTATCCAGCAAAGTTAAG TGgcctgagaggaaaaaatatcttcttggTGGCTGCGACGCTCAGACCAGAGACCATGTTTGGACAGACCAACTGCTGGGTTCGCCCAGATATGAAATACATTGGCTTTGAAACTGTGAATGGGGATATCTTTATCTGCACCCAAAGAGCTGCCAGGAACATGTCCTACCAGGGCTTTACGAAAGACAATGGAGTTGTACCTGTTGTCAAGGAACTGATGGGAGAA GAGATTCTTGGTGCTGCACTTTCTGCACCTCTCACCAGCTACAAAGTTGTGTATGCTCTTCCCATGCTCACAATCAAGGAAGATAAAG gAACGGGAGTGGTAACAAGTGTCCCTTCTGATTCTCCAGATGACATTGCAGCCCTgagagatctgaaaaaaaaacag GCTCTCAGAGGGAAGTATGGTATCAGAGATGAAATGGTCTTGCCATTTGAACCG GTGCCCATCATTGAAATCCCAGGTTATGGCAACCTTTGTGCTCCATTCATCTGTGATGAGCTCAAAATCCAGAGCCAGAATGACAGAGAAAAACTTGCTGAGGCCAAGGAGAGGGTATACCTTAAAGCATTTTACGAAGGA GTAATGTTGGTGGATGGATTCAAAGGACAAAAAGTTCAAGATGTCAAGAAATGTATACAGAAGATGATGGTGGATAAT GATGAAGCCATGATCTATATGGAACCTGAGAAACAAGTGATGTCAAGGTCTGCTGATGAATGTGTCGTGGCCCTTTGTGACCAGTG GTATTTAGATTATGGTGAGGTGGACTGGAAGAAACAGACATCAGAGTGCTTGAAACAACTGGAGAC GTTTTGTGAAGAGACTAGGAGAAATTTCGAAGCTACTTTAGGTTGGCTGCAGGAACATGCTTGCTCCAGGACTTATGGCTTAG GTACTCGTTTGCCTTGGGATGAGCAGTGGCTGATTGAGTCTCTCTCTGACTCCACAATCTACATGGCCTATTACACAGTCGCTCATCTGTTACAGGGAGGTAACCTGAGAGGCCAGGGAGAATCTCCTCTAGGCATCAG AGCGCATCAAATGAGCAAAGAAGTTTGGGATTACATCTTCTTCAAGGCAGCTCCATTCCCTAAAACAGAgattccaaaagaaaaattggACAAGCTAAAGGAGGAGTTTGAGTTTTGGTATCCTGTGGATCTCAGAGTATCTGGCAAAGATCTTGTTCCAAATCACCTGTCATACTACCTCTATAATCATGTGGCAATGTGGTCGGATCAGAA agaaaaatggcCAGTAGCTGTTAGAGCAAATGGACACCTCCTTCTCAATTCTGAAAAG atGTCTAAATCTACGGGCAACTTCCTTACCCTATCTCAGGCTGTAGACAAGTTTTCTGCAGATG GAATGCGTTTAGCCTTGGCTGATGCTGGGGACACTGTTGAAGATGCCAACTTTGTGGAAGCCATGGCTGATGCTGGGATTCTTCGTCTGTACACATGGGTGGAGTGGGTGAAGGAGATGATTGCAAACAGAGACAGTTTAAGAAGTGGTCCTGCCAACACCTTCAATGACAGAGTCTTTGCCAG TGAAATGAATGCAGGCATAAAGAAGACAGACCAGAATTATGAGAGGATGTTATTTAAGGAGGCTCTGAAGACTGGCTTCTTTGAATTTCAG GCAGCAAAAGATAAATACCGTGAGCTGGCAATAGAAGGGATGCACAGAGAGCTGGTGTTTCGGTTTATTGAAGTTCAGACTCTGCTCTTGGCTCCTATCTGTCCTCACCTGTGTGAGCACATCTGGTCACTGCTGGGAAAG CCTGATTCCATTATGAAGGCCTCCTGGCCGGAAGCAGGCCCTGTGGATGAGATCTTAATTGGCTCCTCTCAGTACCTCATGGAAGCAGCCCATGACCTCCGACTCCGTCTCAAGGGCTACATGGCACCTGTGAAAGGAAAG aAGGGTACTAAAGAACCTTCCCAGAAGCCTTCTCACTGCACCATCTATGTAGCCAAGAGCTACCCGCCATGGCAGCACACCACGCTGTCAGTTCTGCGCCAGCACTATCAG GTCACTGGAGGTCAACTACCAGACAATAAGGTAATTGCCAGTGAGCTTAATGCCTTGCCAGAGCTGAAGAAGTACATGAAGAAGGTCATGCCTTTTGTTGCCATGATTAAG GAAAACCTGGAGAAGAATGGTTCACGTGTTCTTGATCTGGAGCTGGAATTTGATGAACGGGCGGTGCTCATGGAGAATATTGTCTATCTGACAAATTCCCTGGAG CTGGATCATATTGAAGTGAAGTTTGCTTCTGaagcagaagataaaataaaagaagagtGCTGTCCTGGAAAACCATTCTCTGTATTCAGAACTGAG CCCAGTGTGTCTGTGTTTTTGGTGAACCCTCAACCGTCAAATGGCCATTTCTCTACAAAAATTGAGATTAGGCAAGGAGATAATAGAGAGACTGTGATCAGGCGCTTAATGAAGATGGACAGAGGCATCAAAG ATCTCTCTAAAGTGAAGCTGATGAGGTTTGATGATCCAATTCTTGGGCCTCGCCGTGTTCCAGTCCTTGGCaaagaagaagcagagaaaactgCTATTCCAGAGCAGGCAGTCTTCCACATCAACCTGGCTGAGAGACGTGTGTGTGTCACAGAGAGTGGCCTGACCAGGGACATTGGTGACACCATTGTGTATCTGGTTCATTGA